In Thauera sp. JM12B12, one DNA window encodes the following:
- a CDS encoding MFS transporter: MTTEALAPPAALSPWRSHGLLFLLAMMYADNFVGRQIVAVMIEPIKQEFGASDTSMGLISGLAFAAVFAVLGLPAGRLADRLPRIGVVAASCMLWGVATILCGFTGSFLLLVLARMAVAVTEAPAAPAALSLIADLYPPQRRAFAISFFTAAPTFAAIIALSLGAWMVDVWGWRTTFIVVGSPALLIGMLVLALGREPGRGRWDAAAEHARPLDLRSPLKALWAEKAVRYLILAGATATLGGTAFGMWNATFLVRSYGLALQHAGLLTGLVGGVSAGLGVMFAGWLSDRTGSRGAHWRLGVPILGHAVGLLSLATYLFWPADIWMEIAGVPVPEAMLWCGLHGFFAVWWLGPSFALLTTLTSPHIRARAIALQTLLSTLFGVGFGPLLIGTLSDLLHPLLGSEALRHALLVGCATSLSAMILLYRTGRHLPRT, from the coding sequence ATGACGACCGAGGCCCTGGCCCCTCCCGCCGCGCTATCGCCGTGGCGCAGTCATGGCCTCCTCTTCCTGCTCGCGATGATGTACGCCGACAACTTCGTCGGCCGCCAGATCGTGGCCGTCATGATCGAGCCGATCAAGCAGGAGTTCGGCGCCAGCGACACCTCGATGGGCCTCATCTCCGGCCTCGCCTTCGCGGCGGTGTTCGCGGTGCTCGGCCTGCCGGCCGGGCGTCTGGCCGACCGCCTGCCGCGCATCGGGGTGGTGGCAGCGTCCTGCATGCTGTGGGGCGTCGCCACCATCCTGTGCGGCTTCACGGGCAGTTTCCTGTTGCTGGTGCTGGCACGCATGGCCGTGGCGGTTACCGAAGCGCCGGCGGCGCCCGCCGCGCTGTCACTGATCGCGGATCTCTATCCGCCGCAACGGCGCGCCTTCGCCATCAGCTTCTTCACCGCTGCCCCGACCTTCGCCGCGATCATCGCGCTCAGCCTCGGGGCCTGGATGGTCGATGTCTGGGGCTGGCGTACCACCTTCATCGTGGTCGGATCGCCGGCACTGCTGATCGGCATGCTGGTTCTGGCCTTAGGCCGCGAGCCCGGGCGGGGCCGCTGGGATGCCGCGGCCGAACACGCGCGACCGCTCGACCTTCGTTCGCCCCTCAAGGCGCTGTGGGCGGAGAAGGCCGTGCGCTACCTGATCCTGGCGGGGGCCACGGCAACACTGGGCGGCACCGCGTTCGGAATGTGGAACGCGACCTTCCTCGTGCGCTCCTACGGCCTCGCGTTGCAGCATGCCGGCCTCCTGACCGGGCTGGTGGGCGGCGTCAGCGCCGGCCTCGGGGTCATGTTCGCCGGCTGGCTGAGTGATCGCACCGGCTCGCGCGGTGCGCACTGGCGTCTCGGAGTCCCGATCCTCGGCCACGCGGTCGGACTGCTCTCACTGGCCACCTATCTCTTCTGGCCGGCCGACATCTGGATGGAGATCGCGGGCGTACCGGTGCCCGAAGCGATGCTGTGGTGCGGCCTGCACGGCTTCTTCGCGGTATGGTGGCTCGGCCCCTCGTTCGCCCTGCTGACCACGCTCACGAGTCCGCACATCCGCGCCCGCGCGATCGCCCTGCAGACCCTGCTCAGCACGCTTTTCGGCGTTGGCTTCGGCCCGCTGCTGATCGGCACGCTGAGCGATCTGCTGCACCCGCTGCTGGGCAGCGAGGCGCTGCGCCACGCGCTGCTCGTCGGCTGCGCGACGTCCTTGAGCGCGATGATCCTCCTCTATCGCACCGGCCGACATCTCCCCCGCACATGA
- the npdG gene encoding NADPH-dependent F420 reductase, giving the protein MEQTIAVVGGTGNLGAALARRWAKAGKKVIIGSRTAEKAREAAISLGAGLDTAILSASNLEAACAADIVVTTVPFSSQAAVLEEIRPALAGKILIDTTVPLMPPKVARVQLPAEGSAAQRARQLVGETVRVVSAFHNVAAHKLATDQKVECDVLVFGDDKEARAVAVALADCAGLRGLHAGVLANSAAAEALTSILIFLNKTYKVDGAGIRITGRLDRSAAAE; this is encoded by the coding sequence ATGGAGCAGACAATCGCCGTGGTCGGCGGAACGGGTAACCTTGGCGCTGCACTCGCAAGGCGCTGGGCCAAGGCGGGCAAGAAGGTGATCATCGGCTCACGCACCGCGGAGAAGGCACGGGAAGCCGCCATAAGCCTGGGCGCGGGACTCGACACCGCAATCCTGTCTGCCTCGAATCTGGAGGCCGCCTGCGCTGCCGACATCGTGGTGACGACCGTGCCTTTTTCCTCCCAAGCGGCCGTTCTCGAGGAGATCCGTCCCGCCTTGGCCGGAAAGATCCTGATCGACACCACCGTCCCACTCATGCCGCCCAAGGTTGCGCGCGTGCAGTTGCCCGCCGAGGGCAGCGCCGCCCAGCGCGCACGACAACTGGTCGGCGAGACGGTGCGAGTCGTTTCCGCCTTCCACAACGTCGCGGCCCACAAGCTCGCCACCGACCAGAAGGTGGAGTGCGACGTCCTGGTCTTCGGCGATGACAAGGAAGCACGTGCGGTCGCCGTGGCCCTGGCGGACTGCGCGGGCCTACGCGGCCTACACGCCGGCGTGCTGGCTAACTCCGCCGCCGCCGAGGCACTGACCTCGATCCTCATTTTCCTCAACAAGACCTACAAGGTCGATGGGGCAGGCATCCGCATCACGGGCCGGCTCGATCGTTCCGCTGCCGCAGAGTGA
- the cofC gene encoding 2-phospho-L-lactate guanylyltransferase, whose product MSCWALLALKPPHQGKSRLGGTLTRRQRENLVISMFEHVLETLDTASEIDQIAVITPVPEILPRGVHALRDRGAGLNHALDEGRDTLTACGATEVLVLHADLPWLSPAEVDSFVCHGRKTGLALAPDHHGSGTNAIFLSPPGTFSFRFGTSSFRRHLAEARMRGLEPVVSAPRGFAVDIDEPADLQHYLDTRGGLLEPLLSPWSTTRWTASPKHFSPLHVAEHG is encoded by the coding sequence ATGAGTTGCTGGGCACTTCTCGCGCTCAAGCCTCCGCATCAGGGAAAGAGCCGGCTTGGCGGCACGCTTACGCGCCGACAGCGGGAAAACCTGGTCATTTCGATGTTTGAGCACGTGCTGGAGACGCTCGACACCGCAAGCGAGATCGATCAGATCGCAGTGATCACACCGGTTCCGGAGATACTGCCGCGAGGGGTGCATGCGCTCAGGGACCGTGGAGCCGGACTCAATCACGCGCTCGACGAAGGTCGCGACACGCTCACCGCTTGCGGTGCGACCGAAGTGCTCGTACTACACGCCGATCTCCCCTGGCTCAGCCCGGCAGAGGTGGACAGCTTCGTGTGCCATGGCCGCAAGACGGGGCTCGCGCTCGCACCGGACCATCACGGTTCCGGTACCAACGCGATCTTCCTCTCCCCCCCGGGCACCTTCAGTTTTCGTTTTGGCACCTCCAGTTTCAGGCGGCACCTTGCTGAGGCGCGCATGCGCGGGCTCGAGCCGGTCGTTAGCGCTCCGCGCGGATTCGCCGTAGACATCGATGAGCCAGCAGACCTTCAGCACTACCTCGACACGCGAGGCGGCCTTCTGGAGCCGCTCCTCTCACCTTGGAGTACAACGCGATGGACAGCAAGCCCGAAACACTTCTCGCCCTTGCACGTGGCGGAGCACGGCTGA
- the cofH gene encoding 5-amino-6-(D-ribitylamino)uracil--L-tyrosine 4-hydroxyphenyl transferase CofH, with protein MDSKPETLLALARGGARLNDGQVRALAAHASPEALFDCAVALTLQGHGRLVGHSRKVFIPVTRLCRNACGYCTFATSPKCITAPFLSPDEVLDIARAGAAAGCREALFTLGEKPELRYRAAREALEGLGYARTVEYVAALAERVFRETGLLPHINAGNLEAAEFRMLRPHAASMGIMLETTAERLGLRGQPHWNCPDKQPGARLATLEAAGAAGVAMTSGLLIGIGETPLERVDALLALRAVHERHGHLQEVIVQNFRAKPRTPMAGAPEPTLEEHARTIAMARMVFGPQMSIQAPPNLRSGELRALIDAGVNDWGGISPVTIDHVNPEAAWPELERLDAETRRCDRLLVERLALAPSFARRAARWTEGEIRASVLRSTDAQGWVREDDWIAGTRMPPSASIRRLITRPAQARPSSEITTILHRATDGETLDEAAIARLFVARDEDFAAIVQAADTMRARLVGESVTYVRNCNINYTNICKHRCGFCAFAKSHAASALRGPAYTLDADAVVDRAHEAWERGAREVCMQGGIHPGYDGHTYLELTRAVKSAIPGMHLHAFSPLEILHGARSLNLPLEAYLGRLREAGLGSLPGTAAEVLDDEVRALICPDKLDTAEWLAVMRAAHSSGLRTTATIMFGHVDTPLHWARHLLHLRALQADTGGFTEFVPLPFVHMESPLWHKGKARSGPSLREAILMHAVPRLVLGALLPNVQTSWVKMGSEGAALCLRAGANDLGGTLMYESITRAAGGANGQWMNDEDLRAIATAAGRPLRRRTTVYGRVDEEQAHLAPDSTTLTVAAI; from the coding sequence ATGGACAGCAAGCCCGAAACACTTCTCGCCCTTGCACGTGGCGGAGCACGGCTGAACGACGGGCAGGTCCGCGCGCTCGCAGCGCATGCGTCACCCGAGGCTCTGTTCGACTGCGCCGTTGCCCTGACCCTGCAGGGGCACGGGCGGCTGGTGGGGCACTCCCGCAAGGTATTCATCCCGGTCACCCGCCTTTGCCGCAACGCCTGCGGTTACTGCACTTTCGCGACCTCGCCAAAGTGCATTACAGCTCCATTCCTGAGCCCCGACGAAGTGCTCGATATCGCACGTGCGGGTGCCGCCGCCGGATGTCGGGAAGCCTTGTTCACGCTCGGCGAAAAGCCCGAACTGCGCTACCGCGCGGCACGTGAGGCGCTCGAGGGACTGGGATATGCCCGCACCGTGGAATACGTGGCGGCCCTCGCGGAGCGCGTGTTCCGGGAGACCGGCCTGCTGCCGCACATCAATGCCGGCAACCTCGAGGCGGCCGAGTTCCGCATGCTCCGCCCTCACGCCGCATCGATGGGCATCATGCTGGAGACCACCGCCGAACGTCTTGGGCTACGCGGGCAGCCGCACTGGAACTGCCCGGACAAGCAGCCCGGGGCACGCCTCGCCACGCTCGAGGCCGCGGGCGCGGCGGGCGTAGCGATGACGAGCGGCTTGCTCATCGGCATCGGGGAGACGCCCCTGGAACGCGTCGATGCCCTGCTCGCACTGCGCGCCGTGCACGAGCGCCATGGCCACCTTCAGGAAGTCATCGTGCAGAACTTCCGCGCCAAGCCGCGCACGCCGATGGCCGGCGCGCCCGAGCCCACGCTGGAAGAGCACGCGAGGACGATCGCGATGGCACGCATGGTGTTCGGCCCACAGATGTCCATCCAGGCTCCGCCAAACCTGCGCTCTGGAGAACTGCGCGCCTTGATCGATGCGGGCGTGAACGACTGGGGCGGCATCTCCCCCGTCACGATCGACCATGTCAATCCCGAGGCCGCTTGGCCCGAACTCGAGCGTCTTGACGCCGAGACGCGTCGCTGTGATCGCCTGCTCGTCGAACGTCTGGCGCTGGCACCGTCCTTTGCACGCAGGGCAGCACGATGGACCGAGGGCGAAATCCGTGCATCGGTGCTGCGCAGCACCGATGCGCAAGGCTGGGTACGCGAGGACGACTGGATCGCCGGCACCCGGATGCCGCCCAGCGCGTCGATAAGAAGGCTCATCACCCGGCCCGCACAGGCGCGGCCGAGCTCAGAGATCACCACGATCCTGCACCGGGCAACGGACGGTGAAACGCTGGACGAAGCCGCCATCGCGCGCCTGTTCGTCGCCCGCGACGAAGACTTTGCGGCCATCGTGCAGGCGGCTGACACGATGCGCGCCCGGCTTGTAGGCGAAAGCGTGACTTATGTGCGCAACTGCAACATCAACTACACCAACATCTGCAAGCACCGCTGCGGATTCTGCGCCTTTGCCAAGAGCCACGCCGCAAGCGCCCTGCGCGGTCCGGCCTACACGCTCGACGCGGATGCAGTGGTCGACCGCGCGCACGAAGCCTGGGAGCGCGGCGCCCGCGAGGTGTGCATGCAGGGCGGAATCCACCCGGGCTACGACGGCCACACCTATCTCGAGCTCACCAGGGCGGTGAAGTCCGCAATCCCCGGGATGCACCTTCATGCCTTCTCGCCCCTCGAGATCCTGCACGGCGCGCGCAGCCTGAACCTGCCTTTGGAGGCCTACCTCGGCCGGCTACGCGAGGCCGGGCTCGGCTCCCTGCCGGGGACGGCCGCGGAGGTCCTCGATGACGAAGTGCGTGCGCTCATCTGCCCCGACAAACTCGACACGGCCGAGTGGCTGGCCGTGATGCGCGCCGCGCACAGCAGCGGATTACGCACGACGGCAACGATCATGTTCGGGCACGTCGATACGCCGCTGCACTGGGCCCGCCACCTGCTGCACCTTCGGGCCCTGCAGGCCGACACCGGCGGCTTCACCGAATTCGTCCCGCTGCCCTTCGTGCATATGGAGTCCCCGCTCTGGCACAAGGGCAAGGCCCGTTCCGGCCCCAGCCTGCGCGAGGCGATCCTGATGCATGCAGTCCCGCGCCTCGTGCTCGGCGCGCTGCTGCCCAACGTCCAGACCTCCTGGGTGAAGATGGGCAGCGAGGGCGCCGCCCTGTGCCTGCGGGCCGGTGCCAACGACCTTGGCGGCACGCTGATGTACGAGTCGATCACCCGCGCTGCGGGCGGAGCCAACGGACAGTGGATGAACGATGAGGATCTGCGCGCCATTGCCACCGCGGCAGGCCGCCCCCTGCGGCGACGCACGACGGTCTATGGGCGCGTCGATGAAGAACAGGCGCATCTGGCGCCGGACAGCACCACGCTCACCGTCGCCGCAATCTGA
- a CDS encoding MFS transporter: protein MEARNPWGVFIALLFGTFVTIEAAAFQAPALPSVTRHFGIPVSLAALILVLYFLALTVFAPIMGRFGDQHGRKKVLTGGLLIFALSEFAAAWAPNFATFLAARFAQGFGVACILPGVFAYVTHLFPEQRRGTALGVLTFTMTFGAASGGLLGGLLIDRLGWPSVYWISGALALAGLLPVRMLVPEIRSERKEGAFDYSGAMLLFATIASLLSLPTWASNFGARSPITWGIVVIGCTSLVVLWKHSRRTVTPVVDAAILSRPTFALPSAIYWLHMLFFSGVVYSLAFFINNRPGGTAAQFGFVTLFLYGSGLLSAPLAGRLIDRFEPRTISILALTGSLAGALLFVGIKVDTQLWVVIAITCVLGFSMGANTPSIMKMAFSAVPLQKMGAGTGLFSMFRDLGSPTGSSLSLAVFGATLAHQTRASLQHHGISTGLDPQTIDALTEFAGSRRQILPTDLSARVAAQGVEAQSLLHQASRDGLEAALTNVGYLLTAMIGFALLLALRLRRQASASVQSGAASD from the coding sequence ATGGAAGCTCGGAATCCCTGGGGTGTCTTCATCGCCCTGTTGTTCGGCACCTTCGTAACGATCGAGGCTGCCGCATTCCAGGCGCCGGCCCTGCCCAGCGTCACCCGTCACTTCGGCATACCTGTGAGCCTCGCGGCGCTGATCCTCGTCCTCTACTTCCTCGCGCTCACCGTCTTTGCCCCCATCATGGGCAGATTCGGCGATCAGCACGGCCGCAAGAAGGTGCTTACGGGCGGATTGCTGATCTTCGCGCTGTCCGAGTTCGCCGCCGCATGGGCGCCCAATTTCGCGACCTTCCTCGCCGCACGCTTCGCACAGGGCTTCGGCGTGGCCTGCATCCTGCCGGGCGTGTTCGCCTATGTGACCCATCTCTTCCCGGAACAGCGGCGCGGCACGGCCCTGGGCGTGCTGACCTTCACGATGACCTTCGGTGCCGCCTCCGGTGGACTGCTCGGCGGCCTGCTGATCGACCGCCTCGGCTGGCCGAGCGTCTACTGGATCAGCGGTGCCCTCGCGCTCGCCGGACTGCTGCCTGTCCGCATGCTGGTCCCGGAGATCCGCTCCGAGCGCAAGGAGGGCGCCTTCGACTATTCGGGCGCAATGCTGTTGTTCGCCACGATCGCCTCGCTGCTGTCCCTGCCGACCTGGGCCAGCAACTTCGGCGCCCGCTCACCGATCACGTGGGGAATCGTCGTGATCGGCTGCACCAGCCTGGTGGTGCTGTGGAAGCACAGCCGACGTACGGTCACACCGGTGGTGGACGCAGCCATCCTGTCGCGCCCGACCTTCGCACTGCCCTCGGCAATCTACTGGCTGCACATGCTGTTCTTCAGTGGCGTCGTGTATTCACTTGCCTTCTTCATCAACAACCGCCCCGGCGGCACCGCAGCGCAGTTCGGCTTCGTCACCCTCTTCCTGTACGGAAGCGGCTTGCTCAGCGCGCCGCTGGCAGGACGCCTGATCGACCGCTTCGAGCCGCGGACGATCTCGATCCTGGCCCTCACCGGAAGCCTCGCGGGCGCACTGCTCTTCGTCGGCATCAAGGTAGATACGCAGCTCTGGGTGGTGATCGCGATCACCTGTGTGCTCGGTTTCAGCATGGGTGCGAACACGCCATCGATCATGAAGATGGCCTTCAGTGCGGTTCCGCTCCAGAAGATGGGAGCGGGCACCGGGCTGTTCAGCATGTTCCGTGATCTCGGTAGCCCGACGGGCTCATCGCTCTCGCTCGCCGTCTTCGGTGCCACGCTCGCCCATCAGACCCGCGCCTCGCTGCAACACCACGGCATATCGACCGGACTGGATCCGCAAACGATCGATGCGCTGACCGAGTTCGCCGGATCCCGCCGCCAGATCCTGCCAACGGATCTGAGCGCACGTGTTGCAGCGCAGGGGGTGGAAGCCCAGTCGCTGCTTCACCAAGCCAGTCGGGACGGCCTGGAAGCGGCACTCACCAATGTGGGTTACCTGCTCACCGCGATGATCGGCTTCGCGCTCCTGCTTGCGCTTCGTCTTCGCAGGCAGGCATCCGCCTCGGTGCAGAGCGGCGCAGCGTCTGACTGA
- a CDS encoding nucleotidyltransferase family protein: MTQGILLAAGNGQRFDPSGLRDKLLQPLDDGRAVLWHSAFNLCSALGACVAVIRPGQDARRAILESAGCSVLVARAAEAGMGETIAAAVRETAQAQGWLIALGDMPWIPPALIRRVARAVVTPACVAAPWHGGRRGHPVAFGAGWYAALTGLKGDAGARDVLLQASIDRVEPAPASVLRDVDVPADLSGV, encoded by the coding sequence GTGACGCAGGGCATTCTGCTTGCTGCCGGCAACGGGCAGCGATTCGATCCTTCAGGTCTGAGGGACAAGCTATTGCAGCCGCTCGACGACGGGCGCGCTGTGCTCTGGCACAGTGCGTTCAACCTGTGCAGTGCGCTCGGCGCCTGCGTCGCGGTGATCAGGCCGGGGCAGGATGCACGCAGGGCAATTCTGGAAAGCGCTGGCTGCAGCGTCCTCGTGGCTCGGGCGGCCGAAGCCGGCATGGGCGAGACGATCGCCGCGGCGGTGCGCGAGACCGCGCAGGCGCAGGGCTGGTTGATCGCGCTCGGTGACATGCCCTGGATACCGCCGGCGCTGATCCGGCGCGTCGCTCGGGCCGTGGTGACGCCTGCCTGCGTTGCCGCGCCCTGGCATGGCGGGAGAAGAGGGCATCCGGTTGCTTTCGGGGCGGGCTGGTACGCTGCACTGACCGGGCTCAAAGGCGACGCAGGCGCGCGCGATGTGCTCCTGCAGGCTTCGATAGACCGCGTGGAGCCAGCTCCCGCGAGCGTGCTTCGTGATGTGGACGTGCCTGCGGACCTGTCCGGTGTGTGA
- a CDS encoding FAD-binding protein, producing MRTLVIAEHDKVRLASATLGAITAASRFGGEIDVLVAGDACDVVAAYASTVQSVTRVLKAEASHYGDGTAENMAALVQRLASGGVYRAVVAGASSFGKDLTPRVAALLDVAPVSDVIAIEAPGLYRRPIYAGNVIVTVESDQPVDVLTVRGTAFDAAAAAVGSAAIERIEAADDQGLVRVTGREISKSERPELGSATIVVSGGRGLGSGENYHRLLEPLADTLGAALGASRAAVDAGFVPNDYQVGQTGKIVAPALYIAVGISGAIQHLAGMKDSKVIVAINKDPEAPIFQVADYGLVGDLFEVVPALTGQLAAR from the coding sequence ATGAGAACACTGGTTATTGCAGAACACGACAAGGTCCGACTCGCTTCTGCGACGCTTGGCGCCATCACTGCGGCGAGCCGGTTTGGCGGGGAAATCGATGTGCTGGTGGCGGGGGACGCATGCGATGTGGTAGCTGCATACGCGTCGACGGTGCAGTCCGTAACGCGCGTGCTGAAGGCCGAGGCATCGCATTACGGGGACGGCACGGCCGAGAACATGGCGGCCCTCGTGCAGCGGCTTGCGAGTGGTGGCGTCTATCGGGCGGTGGTCGCGGGCGCCTCGAGTTTCGGGAAGGACCTGACGCCCCGTGTCGCCGCCCTGCTCGACGTGGCACCGGTTTCGGACGTCATCGCGATCGAGGCCCCAGGCCTCTACCGGCGGCCGATCTACGCGGGCAATGTCATCGTCACCGTCGAGTCCGACCAGCCGGTCGACGTGTTGACGGTACGTGGTACGGCCTTCGATGCGGCCGCCGCCGCCGTCGGATCGGCCGCCATCGAGCGGATCGAGGCGGCCGACGATCAGGGGCTTGTGCGTGTGACCGGGCGCGAGATCAGCAAATCGGAGCGCCCCGAGCTTGGTTCGGCCACGATCGTGGTGTCCGGAGGTCGTGGTCTCGGTAGCGGCGAGAACTACCATCGTTTGCTTGAGCCGCTCGCCGATACGCTCGGCGCTGCACTGGGCGCCTCGCGTGCCGCGGTTGACGCCGGTTTCGTGCCCAACGACTATCAGGTCGGCCAGACGGGCAAGATCGTGGCGCCCGCCCTCTACATCGCGGTGGGCATTTCCGGTGCCATTCAGCACTTGGCCGGCATGAAGGATTCAAAGGTGATCGTGGCGATCAACAAGGATCCCGAGGCGCCGATTTTCCAGGTGGCGGATTACGGACTGGTCGGCGACCTCTTTGAGGTCGTCCCGGCGCTCACCGGGCAACTTGCCGCGCGATGA
- a CDS encoding electron transfer flavoprotein subunit beta/FixA family protein: MKILVPVKRVVDYNVKVRVKSDNSGVELSGVKMSINPFDEIAVEEAVRLRDAGKANEVIAVSCGGGASQETLRTALAMGADRAILVEVEAELQPLAVAKLLRAVAEREQPRMVICGKQAIDDDANQTGQMLAALLGWSQATFASRLLVDGDAGLRVTREVDGGLEMVEVKLPAVVSADLRLNEPRYASLPNIMKAKRKPLDIVTAAELGVDVRPRLRHTHYAEPPARKGGVKVADVSELVGKLRDEAKAI; this comes from the coding sequence GTGAAGATACTGGTCCCGGTCAAGCGGGTGGTGGATTACAACGTGAAGGTCAGGGTGAAGTCGGACAACTCCGGTGTCGAGTTGTCCGGCGTGAAGATGTCCATAAACCCGTTCGACGAGATCGCGGTGGAGGAGGCGGTACGCCTGCGCGATGCGGGCAAGGCCAACGAAGTGATCGCGGTCAGCTGCGGGGGGGGCGCATCGCAGGAGACGCTGCGCACGGCGCTCGCCATGGGGGCCGATCGGGCCATCCTGGTCGAGGTCGAAGCGGAGTTGCAGCCGCTCGCGGTCGCCAAGTTGCTGAGGGCGGTCGCCGAGCGCGAGCAGCCCCGGATGGTGATCTGTGGCAAGCAGGCGATCGATGACGATGCGAACCAGACCGGTCAGATGCTCGCGGCGCTGCTCGGATGGTCGCAGGCGACCTTCGCCTCGCGCCTGCTCGTCGATGGCGATGCCGGCTTACGGGTCACGCGTGAGGTCGATGGCGGCCTCGAGATGGTCGAGGTGAAGCTTCCTGCCGTGGTGAGTGCGGATCTGCGGCTCAACGAACCCCGTTACGCAAGCTTGCCGAACATCATGAAGGCCAAGAGAAAGCCGCTGGACATCGTGACCGCTGCGGAACTCGGGGTCGATGTGAGACCTCGGCTGCGCCACACGCATTACGCCGAGCCGCCTGCGCGCAAGGGTGGCGTCAAGGTGGCCGATGTGTCGGAACTGGTCGGGAAGCTGCGCGACGAAGCCAAGGCGATTTGA
- a CDS encoding alkene reductase has product MQTDEPCVELGESAIFQPLALGALRLANRIVMAPMTRNRARPDGVPDGLMVEYYAARADAGLIVAEGAWPCAEAQAYCRQPGIATDAHVAGWRRVVDAVHARGARIVLQIMHSGRIGSSRIKPEGGETVAPSAIRAHGQIYTDAAGMQDFDMPREMTQDDIEHAIDSHRMAALRARTAGFDGVELHCTSGYLPMQFMYSETNRRVDAYGGDAPARVRFAVECLKAMADAIGADRVGFRVNPGNTFNDARDVDSAATHEALLSQAAPLGLAYLHVMRAPVSDIDAFALARKYFPGRLILNDGFDPESAERAIAGGEGEAVSFARHFIANPDLVRRMRMGLPLAKFDRRTLYTPGPAGYTDYPVAA; this is encoded by the coding sequence ATGCAGACCGATGAACCCTGTGTCGAGCTCGGGGAGAGCGCGATCTTCCAGCCCCTCGCGTTGGGGGCGCTGAGGCTCGCCAACCGTATCGTGATGGCGCCGATGACACGCAACCGGGCGCGGCCTGACGGTGTGCCCGACGGGCTAATGGTCGAATACTATGCTGCGCGTGCCGATGCCGGGCTGATCGTGGCCGAGGGCGCGTGGCCCTGTGCCGAAGCTCAGGCTTACTGTCGTCAACCCGGGATCGCGACCGACGCCCACGTGGCGGGTTGGCGCAGGGTTGTCGATGCGGTGCATGCCCGTGGTGCGCGGATCGTGCTGCAGATCATGCATTCGGGTCGGATAGGCAGCTCGCGCATCAAACCCGAAGGGGGGGAGACCGTTGCGCCCTCGGCCATCCGCGCCCACGGGCAGATCTATACCGACGCAGCCGGGATGCAGGATTTCGACATGCCTCGCGAGATGACGCAGGACGACATCGAGCACGCGATCGATTCCCATCGCATGGCCGCGCTGCGAGCCCGCACAGCCGGGTTCGATGGCGTGGAACTGCACTGCACCAGCGGCTACCTGCCCATGCAGTTCATGTACTCGGAGACCAACCGTCGTGTGGATGCTTACGGTGGCGATGCGCCGGCACGGGTGCGCTTCGCGGTCGAATGCCTGAAGGCGATGGCGGACGCCATCGGTGCAGATCGAGTGGGTTTCCGCGTGAACCCGGGCAACACCTTCAACGATGCGCGGGATGTGGATTCGGCGGCCACGCATGAGGCGCTCCTGTCTCAGGCCGCGCCGCTCGGCCTTGCCTACCTGCACGTGATGCGCGCGCCGGTATCGGACATCGACGCCTTCGCGCTCGCGCGCAAGTATTTCCCCGGGCGCCTCATCCTCAACGACGGCTTCGATCCGGAGTCGGCCGAGCGCGCGATCGCCGGTGGTGAAGGCGAAGCGGTCTCGTTCGCACGCCACTTCATTGCCAATCCGGATCTTGTTCGCCGGATGCGCATGGGTCTGCCGCTGGCGAAGTTCGATCGCCGCACGCTCTATACCCCGGGCCCCGCGGGCTATACCGATTACCCCGTGGCGGCCTGA